In Arachis hypogaea cultivar Tifrunner chromosome 7, arahy.Tifrunner.gnm2.J5K5, whole genome shotgun sequence, the genomic window gaaaaagaaattacacccaagtatggtacttacttttttccctttttgccGGGGTGTTTTCTTCccgaatcctctgagtcttcttgagcctcagactcagaggtagaagtgtcactgtcagtagtttctgtctccgaagacgatgttgagctcgccttccttttttgttttttttatttcttgtttttttttctttttttttctttttttctcattttttctcttgtctctgccaacttcacaatcccctgaaacatgagatattttagttagcaccattcgggtaaataaaatacaccaacTTATTATGATTACTCACCAAAATTTCCTCTCTCTCTGCAttcattctttccaccaactgctccttagtccagttggcaatccatggctttggtggtctttcaaccctgttcttgcctttgttttttgaaagatgaaagtagattatcatcagggcgaagaggcagccattgattgccttcttcttcttctcttgatAGTCTGTTATGCCCTTGATcatgaaggtcaaaacatgcccccccccagtttctctcctctatgccgtccatcttaaaaattgggaCCATGTGCACgggcgatattttgtttatcgtcgttggcaaaaggaacgccatctgtatgtagaggatgaatatcctcttgaacatcaggcgttcctcttcgttgccaacgccgatttccatcatttcatcggtaagacttttgagggtcttaccctggaatcttctataaattattttgtcatcatcagaaagtttcttatagtcaactttctcaggaaatagatctcttacaaaaaggaagacaacaaatcatccaagtcggttcaaatacacccaagcatcaggttaatatacacccaagcaacaacttaatatacatctataattttgagctaattacctgttgcattgatgccaaacacatcacctattttttttgggggttatttggaaagaaccatatcctgtcttcagtttgttctccccaagtttgaagttgtttgccagctcccttaagagttggtgatccaccctcagtggtgggatgtgcatcaacccaccgaatccaagatccctcacaatcgccttcttctcctcagtcatgtttctgaacttatcattcaggagatgtgtggcacatTTAAGGTCTTtagtttggtttcttgctgccattttctctgaaactaaaaatacacccaaagatatcagtaatatacacccatatatatatgactcagatacacccattgataacaataAGATACAtccattgataacagtaagatacacccatatatatgagtcagatacacccaaagatattcgcaagatacacccattgataacagtgagataaacccatagatattattcagatacacccaaagatgtcaaacaagatacacccattgattacagtgagatacacccatagatattattcagatacatccatatagatatcagtcagatatcactcaaccatgcttcaatatcaagccacattacaagGTTAAGCAGTTTACACCCCCGAATCTACGGaataaacccccaaaaatcaacaaaaatagcaGGAGAACTTAGAATAACAATgtagaacgacgtagaacttagaagaacgacgtataacttagaacagtgtaacaaagaagcaagagtaatagtaaaccctagaagaacgacgtagaagaaaagtaaaatatacagtatTTTAATGGACTTACGTTGAGTATTCTTGGTTTGTtttttcttcagattcttcacAGAGAGGTTGATGGTGTTTTGATGCAGTTTTCGAACTACGATTTCTATATTTTGAAACTTGATTTTCGCTCGAAAATGAGAGGGTTTCGTTGTTTTGAAAGCGCCTTGAGaaatggaagaagtggaagaagtggaagagtctgccatacgTAACCGTTCGAATGTTGAGCGCGTGATTTTCACGCGCCATCTTATCTCTCTTCATGCGCGTGATTTCTgtttgggctgggccaacttgtttgcttgtaggcttgtatgtgtagcaggcccgaaAACGAATTATATCTTCCATTGATTGTAAAAAAGCTTTTCGCCATTCCAATggattaaaagtttatatttgatcCGTGACGCTCGTCCCGGGCTGCgaaatcgtgtttccttgaaaaccaatcgattgaattataactcaatcgattggattacagtgtatcacaaaacaatcgattgaaaattgcaagGCAGCATGGTTTTCgcataaatcaatcgattggtgaTATGACCCAATCGATTGAAGGATGAATAAAAAGTGGATTtttgtaattcaatcgattgtttatactctccaatcgattgaatgcttgaaaacaacctgaggtctcacaattcaatcgattgtttttgttactcaatcgattgaattcaccaAAACAATATGGATTgaccaaattcaatcgattggttatgTACGTGAAttccaattcaatcgattgaattatgtACTACGCCGTTTTAAACTCCGTTTTAAACTTTCTTAtcgttaaaaaaaaataattatcttattattcatctatcttatctttaaaattctatcttcaatttataaggttttattttgatttagatactctaatcttatcttttccttaatattaacattataaattgaTGAATAATCTATCACCAATTATTCAATCCCACCATTGGAATGGTGTATCAATCtctttgattataaaaaatttcattgatTTATGCGAAAACCATGCTGCcttgcaattttcaatcgattgttttgtgatacactgtaatccaatcgattgagttataattcaatcgattgttttgataatCTAATCAATTGGTTTTTAAGGAAACACGATTTCGCAGCTCGGACGAACGTCACgatcaaatataaacttttaatccATTGGAATGGCCAAAATCtttattacgatcaatggaagatataattcgttattgtttttgttttttattgttaataaacataatagatgattgataaaataataatttacaaaataaaaaataatttttataattaaataaaatatatagggttaatttataattaaaattagttaaagaaTTATGTAGCAGttgttaaaaaaaacttttaaaatatattttattatgagaccatttaatggtccaaatatTCTGGTACCATCAAATCCTCCAACTTActgtattttctttctttcagaTGCActcatttaaaagaaaaaaaattagtaatatttaaaaCTCATGGTAAAGAACAACAAATTTTGTAAATAGACAAAGACTATGTTATaacgaagaagaaaaataataagaaaatgaaGATTCATTTTTATAGATAATTAGAGATATTTTTTGATAGATGAATATctcatttatttatattatttattaaaataaattatacacaCTACAccattgatttttttaaaataaataacaaatgttttatttatcaaaatatataatttgtagtaTTTTTACGAAAATTCATTatatgtcttatctcgtttatggTATAAATGTAATAAGaatacacatatctcgtttacactataaacgagataaagcATACAACATGTGGTCGTATCACGCGTTTATACACGTGTTATGTAATATCTTAGAGTACTTTTATAGAATTAGTATACAATATATATTAGGTAGATGAATGTATTGATAGCAAGTGTTAATTGATATGGTATGATTTtagatattagtaaaaataatttgttgagtaaatattaatttaatttaatttaatttttatttaaattaagttGTTAACTAGATgtttattaattttgttattaataaatatctttatttaaattAGCTTATTAACTCGTTGttcattaatttagttattaattatttaatacaatgtttttatttaaattaatttattaattagatatttattaatttagttactaattatttaagtaaatatttttatttaaattagtttattaAGTAAAATGTTtttagttttatgttaaattaatttacttataagttatataaattaatttgttATGTAAATGTTTATTGGAAGTTTTGTTTTTGTTAACTTTGATAGCTTTAGAGATTCTTAttaaggtttttattttttatcagagGCCTAACCTGCTTCTCCTTAGGCGAGTGAGTCACACATCCTTACCACTAGATGCCATTATTCTCTACTTGATGGAGGTTGAATTCGGCGACACAGTGCTACTCAggaactttgtgtttgacaaCTCTCTAATTATGGAATTCGTTGAGCGCTGGCATCCTAAGACCCACACTTTTCACCTGCCATGGGGTAAGTGCACCATCACTCTGTAGGACGTTGCGTACCACCTCGGGCTACGCGCGCACAGAGGGCTAGTGGGTAGGTGCTTCCGTGATTTCTACACATGGTACGGGACCGAGAGTTGGGAGTTGGTGGAGCGCTTCGACGTGGAGTCTAAGGAGGAGGCTGAGTATCACCAACAGGAGGAGCACAGTGATATGCCATTAGACCAGGATGACTCaccacctccaccaccaccaccactctcctccacctccaccaccactACCATCGAGGTCACATTCACAAGAAAGTCGGGATGATTGGGATACTGCCCTGCCTAGATGGCATGACCTCAGGGCATCTAACAGTCATCACGAGGCATCGATGGTCGAGGAGATCCAGTTTGAGGATATATTCCAGATTCATACCACCGACCAGCATATGATGCAACGCATTGCGGAGCAATTCCGTACAAGCAAGGAGCAGAACATAGGCATATACATCAGCATTCGTCTGCTCCTATGTCTACCTCAGTGTGGGTACTATACATTTCACCAGGGTCTGACTCTTCATACGGCACACATCTTTGACCCAGTGCTCAATATGCGATATTGCCATCGATGGACTATGGTCTCTTGATGACGGCATCCTAGATGATGCCGACACCACCATGCTGTCCATCTGGTCAGCCTCAGTATCAGCCCCATCCGTATGCCTATGTGCCTTACTTGAATAGTTACGTTGTCCCTCAACATCCACTGCCATCATAGCCACCACCTCCGTTACACGATCCCTCTCATCACCCATAGCCTCCTTTAGACCCACGTCCTAGCAGACCTCACCGACAAGCACCGCCTCCATCATGTGGCATCGGACATCGCCTGCATTACCTGGGTGATCAGCATCGATGGTGTTGCTATTAGtgttgtattttattatttcatatgTTATTAGTGTTGTATTTTAGAACGCTATTTAAGTTTGTATGCATCGTTGATGTAACTTGTGCTATCTCTGGTATTTAGTTGTGACACACTATTTATGTTTTATGTATGGATGTTTTATGTAAATGTGTTAttgtattgaattttaaattttagaaaattcttGTACAATATAAACgacataaacaaagaaaatagtatTCACGtacaaaataatcaaactaaaCACACATCACATAACATTCAAGTACAAAATAGGCTAAGTAAAAATAGAACAAAGTGAACAATCAAAGAAACTACACAAACAACAACCGCAAATAACGACAAACAAAGTGGCAACACTAAGCTAAACCTCATTTGTAGGTTGGTTTGGACAGCCTCTCCGGATATGCCCGgtttgtctccatagatcacacCTCTTCTCTTGGTGCTCACCCTCATCTCTCTCTTACGAAATCTGGTGAAAATAGATTTTTCAGTAGACTTCCTGTGCATGGCTGGATTAGGACGCAGTCATGTCCCATACCACTCTGGCAAAAGCTTCTCGCTTGGTATAAGTGAAAACTCTGCCTCATACACCTTGAACATAGTCTCCTACCTGTACACCGGATGCACGTAAAGACCCCATTCAACACTTGCGGTGGCACAGGCGGCAAGTTCATGGCGACATGGAAAATGGAGTGACGGGAAAAGGCCACAGTCACATGTGCCCGTCATCAATCGAGCACGGAATGAACTTTGCGACCAACCCTGAAAAGGCTTTAACTCATCAACCACAAATACTGAATCCCGTCTTTCGCAATGAGTAATACGTATCTTCGAGATTCTCTCTTTGTTCTTCTCAATAGCAGCTATTAGCCATTGGGattgcacatggtactttaatcgaTCCGACTCCACAACTCGGTACTCAGTACTTCTGCGAATACTATAATTCTTCACACCCTACATTACTACATCTCTGTTTTTGAATCTGTGGCCAACCCGAAACTCTACACCATTGTCTAAGTTGTAATCATCTTCATCAGTGTTGGAAAATGGAATTTTCTCGTACATCGCATCTAGATCCAATGTATGATAGTGACTGGATACAACTGATAAGGCTAAAATTGGGTGAGGGGCAAGTAGAAGATACTGAATTGATGCCTCAACCGACGTCTCTAGTACAAACTCCTCCTTCTCATCATCTTTAGAAGAACCACAATCGTTGCTATCCACAACATACTCCTCGTCGGAGTCATCACCATCAACGTCCATATCTTCCATTGGACTAGCAACTTGTTGTGGTGGTGGTGCAAGAGGTGGGTCATCCTATACAAAATTTGAGTGGCCAGATCCACCGCCACCAACATCACTTACCTCCGCAGAAAACTCCATCACTTGTTCTGCTATGGTTCTCCCATGGATATCAAACATGAAGCACACATGCTTGTCGCTATTGAGTCAAAATAGACGAAACCGAAAAAACTCAATTTTTCATcggtgctagcaacctatacccTACCCTTCTGATCTCTTTTCTCCCGCTACCACAAACACTACTCAATATTAGACTCTTCAGCTCATACAAAAAAATTTACTCGCTGGGTGCATAACAGAATGagattctcacactcaaatatcaccgCCAGTATCACTGTTTCTCATATGGCAATTAGGATACACACTTACAATCATATATCCACTACTACTAgacattttggcttatttttcagaagaaaaatagaagagaagaagTAAAATATTTGTGGAGAATACAAAAGGTTGCGCATCCTTTTATACCTGTTGAACAATTTGTTGGaacatatctcgtttatactataaacgTCATAGATCTTCACGTATCTCGTTTgcattgtaaatataataaaaatacacgtatctcgtttacacggtAAACGAAATATGCACATCTCCCATTTTGTGCCTTATCTCGTTTATGATATAAATGAAATACGTGTATTCTTAAttttgtaaacgagataagaaatATGATAAATTCGTAAAAAtactacaaattatatattttaataaataaaatattttttatttatttaaaaaaatttcgacactactcttccttctttttcacacAAGGTGAGTTCTGTGGTGTTTTATTATAGTGCCTAATTtaccttttaaaattaaaaataaaatatttaaaataaaaaataaatcatataaaatttattaaatattatttatttatccttTTTAGTAATTTAGATACAATGTATTTTCATTATAGTATTTACCCTCACACAAACGGGAGTGGATTTTCTCCGATGGAAAAAAATTGGATAGTATCCAATGAAAGATCTCACCTTTCATTGCATTTTCTCTCTCATTTATTTCTGATTCCACTTATAGAATTAAAGATGGGAgattacactttattctctccaataacaaaaaaattagaaaagatccaTTTTCCACACAAACACTTGTTTTGTAGATCATAGAGAATTATTCAATAGAATCCCTcgccttccccttccccttccccttccccttccccttccccttcccctcttATCTTTAAGAAAGAATTGgttaaaaaaaacagaagaaaaagaaaagaaagaaatggcAGAGGACATCaagatgaagaagaggaagatggcaCATCTTATGTTCATTCCTGTTCCTGGTGCTGGCCACTTACCTTCTATCCTCGAATTCGCCAACCTCCTTGTCAACCGTTTCAACAACATTTCCATAACCGTTTTCACTAGTAAATTCCCATTTTCTCCCTCGCCACCTTCACTCACCTCTTCGCACCctcaaatccaactcattcctcTCCCTGAAACTCCAGAACCTCCATCATCACAGCAACTCCTACTGAAGGCGCGTGAACTCTACGTCGTGACCTTCATCGACTCCCTCATACCCCACGTCAAGTCAGCAATCCAAACCATTCTCTCTTCATATTCTTCCAACTCTGATGAATCAAAGCCACTCTTTACTTTGGTTCTTGATTTCTTCTGTGTTTCAATGGTTGATGTGGGAATTGAACTTGGCATACCTTCTTATATCTACATGACTTCAAATGCTGGGTTCTTAGGGTACATGTTTTCCATTCTTGAACGTCAAATTGATGATGTTTTCAATTATTCTGATCCTGATTTGTTGATTCAAGGTATTTCAATTCCAGCTCCTTCTAGGGTTTTACCTGATGCTTCTTTTAACAGTGATGGTGGATTTGTTGGGTATTATAAGTGTGCTCAGAGGTTCAGAGACACCAAAGGAATTATTGTTAATACTTTTTCAGAGTTGGAGAATTATGCTATTGATGCATTATTATCAGatggaggaagaaaaagaaatccTCCTATTTTTGCTGTTGGTCCTTTGATTAATCTCAAAGGACAGCAAAACCCGAATTTAGATCAAAATCTCCATGAAAAGATTATGAAATGGCTTGATCTGCAGCCAGATTGTTCTGTTGTGTTTTTGTGTTTTGGGAGTAGAGGAAGCTTTGTTCCATCCCAAACAAGGGAAATAGGGATGGCGCTTCGTCATACCGGAGTTAGGTTCTTGTGGGCTATGCGTTCGCCACCGGACAAAGTTATCGACGAGGAGAGCACCTTGCCGGAAGGGTTCTTGGAATGGATGGAAGGGAAGGGAATGATTTGCGAGTGGGCGCCACAGGTGGAGGTTCTTGCTCACAAAGCAATTGGTGGGTTTGTTTCACATTGTGGTTGGAACTCTATTTTGGAGAGCTTGTGGTTTGGGGTGCCAATATTGACATGGCCTATTTATGCAGAACAACATCTTAATGCTTTTAGGATGGTTAAGGAATTTGGATTAGCAATTGAGCTAACATTGGATTATAGATTTGGTAGTAATGATGTTGTAACGGCAAATGAGATAGAGAATGGGTTGAAACAATTGATGGACAGAGATAATGTTGTGCACAAGAAGGTGAAAGAGATGAAAGAGATGGCTAGGAAGGCTATCCTCAATGGTGGATCTTCTTTTAATTCTGCTGGAGAACTAATTGATAATATGTTAGGTAGCTACTGAAAACAATTGTTGCATTTCATAGGTGAAATATTGCGCTTCCTTAGAATCGTGAATAGAGAGATGTTGACAAGTTTTATATTGAAATGTGAAATTCTATCAGTTTCTTTTTCAATGTTTGCTTAAAGAACTCTGActtttctttccaaatttttctttttcttgtaataTCGAACTCATTTATTCACATTATCAACCTCAATTAATGGAAAAATTGAGATTGGCATAAGTCATACAAAATACTGATCAACATTTTTTAATTGAAATGTACTCACTTAGATTTCAAGCAAAAACCACAAATTCCCTGAATTCGTGGGTGCCTATTTCTTCGTGTCTCTCATTCTTGTTCTTTTTCATGTGATTGATAACTATTCTAAACGATATGCCTTCaaataaatcatattttaaaaataaaatttggttcTTAGCAAGCTGCCAGTTGATTTTATATTATCAGTGCTTCAATTATAACTTCAGATCACATGCAAAGCATCAAGAAATGTTCTTAAAAAATGATCACTCATAATAATACTGGTTTAATTATGTTCTCAGTATTGAAAAtaacttcattttttttattacttatgtCCTTGCAGCTTACAGAAGTCCTAGTTGACCCCCATCAAACGAACAAAGAAAATGGTGGAAACTGAGATGAACAAGCAAGATAAGCCAATCTTCATTCCCTCACCGGGTATTCACCAATTATCCTTGGCTCTTGAATTTGCAAAACTCCTAATCAACCATTATAATCACCTTTCCATTACAGTCCTTTCCATGAAGCTCTCATCAACTCCCTCTTCTGATTCATACATCAAATCAGTTTTTTCATCACAACAACATATCAAACACATTGATGCCCCCGAAGTAGAACTACCTCCACATGAGCTACTTCTGAAATCTCCATTATATTATGGCTGGACTCTGGACATTCATGTAAagccttgtgccacaagtcaaaGACACAGTGCAGAGCATTCTATCTTCCTATCCAAACTCTAATTCGAAACCAGTGGTTGCTTTGTTCGTAGATTTTATATGCACTTCCATGATTGATGTAGGAAAAGAGTTTAGCATCCCTTCTTATTTGCTCATGCCAACAAATGCAGGATTTCTCAGTCTCGTGATTTCCCTCCAAACCTGTTGAGTCGAGGATGTGTTCAACGATTCTGATCCTGATTTGTTGATTCTAGGTATCTCCAAACTAGTTCCTTCAGCGGTTTTAACTGATGCTCTTTTAAACAAAGATGGTGGATATGTTGCATGTTATAAGCTTGCTCAAAGTTTCAAAGGCTCCAAAGGGATCATTAACACTTTTTCCGAGATCGAGCAGCATTCTATTGATGCATTATCTAAAAGTCAAACCCCTCCTATCTATGCCATTGGTCCTTTGATTGATCTCAAAGGTCATCCTAACTCAAATGTAGACCAAGCACAATGTGGTAGTATACTGAAATGGCTTGATGAGCAGCCATCATGttctgttatttttctgttttgggAGTAGAGGAAGCTTTGGTCCATATCAAACAAGAGAAATAGCACTGGCACTTCAGCATTGTGGAGATAGGTTCTTGTGGACTATGTGTTCTGCGCCAATGTGGGCTATGCGCTCTCCACAACTGACCAAGGTCAACGACAAGAGTAACTTTCCAGAAGGGTTCTTATAATGGATGGAAGGTAGGGGAATGATCTGTGAGTGGGCTCCCCAAGTGGAGATTCTCGCTCACAAAGCAAGTGCCGTGTTTGTGTCGCATTGTGGTTGGAACTCTATTTTGGAGAGCTTGTGGTTTGGGGTGCCAATATTGACATGGCCTATCTATGCAAAACAGCAACTGAATGCTTCTCTGATGGTTAAGGAATTTGGATTAGCATTGGAATTAAAACTGGATTATAGAACTGATAGTGATGTTGTAATGGCAAACGAAATTGAAAAGGGGCTGAAACAGTTGATGGACAAAGATAGTGTGGTGCACAAGAAGGTGAAATAGATGAAGGATATGGCTGGAAAAGCTGTCCTTAAtggtgctcttctttgaattctgtTGAAGAACTAATTGAGGATATTGTAGGTAGCAATTTATAACTATTCTGTAGTGTTTCATGAATATAGTTTTCCTTTCTTAGAACCAATGAATAAATTAGTGTGGTAGAGAATTTTCTGACTAATATAATATaagttagaaaattaaattattgtagTTGGTCTATCAATTTTTCTTAAACTGTTGCCAGATCTTTCTATTCCCATATGCTCTATTTTAATGTTGATTAAACCTCATGATAATGATGCTATTAGCATTAGCACTAAGTCATACTTATTAGCATTAGTGGAAAATTACAAATTACAATGTGCCCTTTTGTATTTTGCTATTAACTATTGAGTTGTTGAGAGCCAATCGCATCTATAGTATTATTGGTTTGACTTGGTATATATTaagatttaatatattataaataaataaacaaacagaTAGTACAATGTTATCAAGTATGCAAATTGCTACCAGGGTCAGACTTTTGATATGCACTATtttcttaagaaaaaaaaatcctgGTAGGTTATCGTGTGATTGATATATATCTATCTTAAACAATAAACAACTACCTATAAATAAATCATTTTTGAAAGTGTAATGTTTGAGTCCCTGCAGcctgcaatttaattttatatttccatTATGAATTAGACCCTACATTGATACACTCAGCATCTAGAAGATTATTGAAAAACAAGGCCACCGCATCATCCATAGCCTCATCTAGTTCCGTGTTCTTGTTGAGAACTTTGTA contains:
- the LOC112702878 gene encoding UDP-glycosyltransferase 71K1 isoform X2, which produces MAEDIKMKKRKMAHLMFIPVPGAGHLPSILEFANLLVNRFNNISITVFTSKFPFSPSPPSLTSSHPQIQLIPLPETPEPPSSQQLLLKARELYVVTFIDSLIPHVKSAIQTILSSYSSNSDESKPLFTLVLDFFCVSMVDVGIELGIPSYIYMTSNAGFLGYMFSILERQIDDVFNYSDPDLLIQGISIPAPSRVLPDASFNSDGGFVGYYKCAQRFRDTKGIIVNTFSELENYAIDALLSDGGRKRNPPIFAVGPLINLKGQQNPNLDQNLHEKIMKWLDLQPDCSVVFLCFGSRGSFVPSQTREIGMALRHTGVRFLWAMRSPPDKVIDEESTLPEGFLEWMEGKGMICEWAPQVEVLAHKAIGGFVSHCGWNSILESLWFGVPILTWPIYAEQHLNAFRMVKEFGLAIELTLDYRFGSNDVVTANEIENGLKQLMDRDNVVHKKVKEMKEMARKAILNGGSSFNSAGELIDNMLGSY
- the LOC112702878 gene encoding UDP-glycosyltransferase 71K1 isoform X1, with translation MAEDIKMKKRKMAHLMFIPVPGAGHLPSILEFANLLVNRFNNISITVFTSKFPFSPSPPSLTSSHPQIQLIPLPETPEPPSSQQLLLKARELYVVTFIDSLIPHVKSAIQTILSSYSSNSDESKPLFTLVLDFFCVSMVDVGIELGIPSYIYMTSNAGFLGYMFSILERQIDDVFNYSDPDLLIQGISIPAPSRVLPDASFNSDGGFVGYYKCAQRFRDTKGIIVNTFSELENYAIDALLSDGGRKRNPPIFAVGPLINLKGQQNPNLDQNLHEKIMKWLDLQPDCSVVFLCFGSRGSFVPSQTREIGMALRHTGVRFLWAMRSPPDKVIDEESTLPEGFLEWMEGKGMICEWAPQVEVLAHKAIGGFVSHCGWNSILESLWFGVPILTWPIYAEQHLNAFRMVKEFGLAIELTLDYRFGSNDVVTANEIENGLKQLMDRDNVVHKKVKEMKEMARKAILNGGSSFNSAGELIDNMLAYRSPS